The nucleotide window AGCATCATCTCCTGTGACCGGCCAACGGCGAACGCCGGGATGAGCACCTTGCCGCCCCGGTCGTGGGCCTCGTTGATGACCTCGACGAGGCGGCGCTCGGAGTCCTCCTGGTCGGTCTGGTAGTCGTTGCGCCCGCCGTAGGTGGACTCCATCACGAGCGTCTCCACGCGCGGGAAGTCGTTGACCGCGCCGTTGAACAGCCGCGTGTCGTCGTAGTGGATGTCGCCCGAGAAGCAGACGTTGTAGAGGCCGTCGCCGATGTGGAAGTGCGAGACGGCCGAGCCGAGGATGTGGCCGGCGTTGTGGAATGTGAGCTTCACGTCCGGGGCGATGTCGGTGACGTCGCCGTACTCCAGCGGGATGGTGTGCTTGATCGCCTCGCGCACCTGGGAGGACTCGTACGGCGGGGTGCGACCCTCCTTGTTGGCCACGTCGAGGTAGTCGAGCGTGAGCAGGCCCATCAGGTCGCGGGTCGGTTCGGTGCAGTAGATGGGGCCGTCGTAGCCGTACTTGAAGATGAGCGGGAGCAGCGCCGAGTGGTCGAGATGGGCGTGGGTGAGCACGACCGCGTCGATGTTCTGCGCGCCCGCGCCGAGCGCCTCGGGCACCTGCAGGTACGGTACCTCGCCGTCCGAACCCGGCTTGTCGCCGCAGTCGACGAGGATGCGCGTCTCGGCCGTGTTGAGCACGAACGCCGCGCGGCCGACCTCACGACAGCAGCCGAGGGTGGTGATGCGGACCCACTGGTCGTCGGCCATCTCCTCGCGGTGGATCTGCCGGCCGACGCGTTCGAGGATGTCGCGCCGCTCCTCGCGCTCCTGTTTCAGGAAGTTGCGGACGTTCGATACCGTCGAGGACTCGATGGGCGGCGTGCGGACGACCTCCGGGGTCCAGCCGACCTCCTGGGTGATCTCGCGGAGGGTCGAGCCGTGGCGGCCGATGACCATGCCGGGCTTCTCCGCCTCGATGACGACCTCGCCCGTGTCCTGGTGGAAGTCCAGGTCGGTGACGCCGGCCTCCTCGGGGATGACCGAGAGGATCCGTCCCTCGGCCTCCGTCGGGTCCGAGAGCACGTCGGGGTGCGGGCGGATGGTGATCCGCTTGCGGAGCTTCGACGCGAGCCGCCGCACGAGATCGCCGTTCCCCGCGAACTCCTTGGGGTGGCGCGTGTAGACGACGAGCTCCGGACCTTCGTACTTGACGTCGGTGACGGAGATGTCGTCGGGGATCTCTGATTCGATCTGTGCCTTCGTCTCTTCGAGTTGCGTGTCGACTTGACTCATAGCTGCAGGGACATCGGGTTGGGGGCGCCGCTGTGAACCGGTGCGGTGCCGTCGGTCTGACTGAACGTGAGATATCGCATGATACGGGACTCTCTATTCGAGGTTCGGCCCCCCGTGGGGTGACGAAAACCCGCTTGGTAGCACGTATCCGGTCGGGGTTATAAAAGCCTTCGCAAAGCGCAAGGAGCGGGCGCCCCACGCTCGGATATGCGACTCACGCCCGCCCGCGTCCGCGCGGAGCGCGACCGCCTGCGCGACCGGGCCGACGAGGTGGTTCCCGTCATCAACGACACTCGGGACGCGCTCGGCGACCTGTTCGGGACCGACGTGGCGACGGTCGCCGCCGCCGAGTACCGCGACGAGGTGGACGCGGTGTTCGCGGACGGCGACCGCGCGGTGAACGTCGCGGCCCTGTGTGGCGTCCTCCGCGACCTCGATGTGGAGGGGGACTACCCGGGGTTCGTCGTCGACGAACTGCTCGGGCGCGAGCTGGCCGCCACGATCGCGGGAGAACAGCCCCTCGCGCTGCTCGCGGAGGCGACGTTCCACTTCGCGGACGTGCACACCCATGGCGAGGACGGGATCGACGTGGCAGGCCAGGACGACCTCGACGCTGCGCTCGCCGCGGGGTTCCAGACGCGGCTGCCGGGCTGGGAGTGGACGGATGGCGAGAGCCCGTTCTCCGTGGAACCGACGGGGGAGTGAACCGGCGGACGGCATGGCGTAACGGAGCCGCTGGCAGTGGGGCGCGGCGACCGCCCATCGTGGGCGGCCGACCGTCGTACAAGGGATGGGCACCAGAGTGCGAGCGTGCGAGCGCGAGGAGCGGAATCGGCAGGGGGAGGGCGTGGCTGCTGTGCTGTCGGGTGGGACTGAAAGGGGCCGGGCGCTCCGGGAAGGCGGGGGAAGCAAGCACTGCAGTGAACGAGCAGAGCGAGGGAACGA belongs to Halorarum halophilum and includes:
- a CDS encoding beta-CASP ribonuclease aCPSF1; protein product: MSQVDTQLEETKAQIESEIPDDISVTDVKYEGPELVVYTRHPKEFAGNGDLVRRLASKLRKRITIRPHPDVLSDPTEAEGRILSVIPEEAGVTDLDFHQDTGEVVIEAEKPGMVIGRHGSTLREITQEVGWTPEVVRTPPIESSTVSNVRNFLKQEREERRDILERVGRQIHREEMADDQWVRITTLGCCREVGRAAFVLNTAETRILVDCGDKPGSDGEVPYLQVPEALGAGAQNIDAVVLTHAHLDHSALLPLIFKYGYDGPIYCTEPTRDLMGLLTLDYLDVANKEGRTPPYESSQVREAIKHTIPLEYGDVTDIAPDVKLTFHNAGHILGSAVSHFHIGDGLYNVCFSGDIHYDDTRLFNGAVNDFPRVETLVMESTYGGRNDYQTDQEDSERRLVEVINEAHDRGGKVLIPAFAVGRSQEMMLVIEEAMRSGKIPEMPVHLDGMIWEATAIHTTYPEYLRDELRDRIFHEDENPFLADQFNHIDGGEEERQDVADGGPCIILSTSGMVTGGPIMSWLRHLGGEEESILTFVGYQAQGTLGRRIQNGWEEIPVQNRNGSGRTDTLTLKMDVETVDGFSGHADRQGLENFVKTMNPRPEKVLCVHGDERSVQDLSSALYHDYNMRTFAPKNLETFRFK